CAGCTCCGCGACCTCACCGTCGCGCACCGCCTGCTCGTGCGCGGCGAACTGCGCCTCGAGGTCGGCGAACAACGCCTCCCACCGCGGCCGTGCACCGGCAGCCATCGACTCCCCCTTCGACCCCGTGCGACCGCACGGACCAGATGCCCGGGACAGGGTGCCACGACCTGCGCGAAACGGGCAGAACCGTCCACGACGCGTTCGCGAGGTGGACAGTGGGCGGGGCGTGTGGTTGTCTTTCGCCAACGCACGGCACCAAACGACATCAAACGTCATCACTGGAGGCTCAGATGGAGCGTCGATCCCCTCGCGGCACCGCGGCGCGGCTGCTGGCGCTGGGCGCGGGACTGGGTGCCGCGACGGTGGCCCTCACCGCCCGTGCCGTCGTGGTCGCGGCCACGCTCGGTCCCCCCGCCACCGGGATGGAGGCCTGGGTCGAGGTCGTCGTCGTCGGCGGCGCCGCGCTGGCGGCCGCCTGGGTGGCCTTCGGGGCGTTCCTCGGCCTGGCGGTCGTGACCGCCGCCGGGGCCGGGATGCGCTGGCGGGCCGGCGAGGCGGCGGTCCGCATGGTCGCCCCCGTGCTCGTCCAGAAGCTCGTCCGGGCCGGTATCGGCGTCGGCGTCGGGACCGGCCTCGCGCTCACACCGACCGCAGCGCTGGCGGCGCCGACGTCAGCCGTTGTCTCGGTTGCCGCGGGTGCAGGCAGCGTCATCGCCACGGAGGCCGGCAGCGCCGAGGGCGCCGCGGCCGCGGGCGGGATCAGCACCGGTGTGGATCTCTCGTGGACGCCGACGGCGACCGCCCCGTCGACTGCTGGGCCACGACCCGTGACGTCCCAGGCCGCTGCTCCGGCCGAGGTTGCGCCCAGCGAGGCACCGGTCGAGGCGGCATCCGCGGAGCCGGCCCTGGCCGCCGCTCCCCCAGCGGACGAGCCGCCCGTACGCAGCGAGACCGTCTCCCGCACGGTGCGCTCGACCCCTCCGGACGGCACCGTCGTCGTGCTCCGCGGCGACACGCTGTGGGGCATCGCCGCGCGGTGGCTCGGCGGTGACCCCACCGACGCCGAGGTCATGGCCGCGACGGTGCGGTGGCACGAGGCCAACCGTGACGTCATCGGCGACGACGCCGACGTCATCCTGCCCGGCCAGATCCTCTCACCACCCGCCTGACGCGCCCCCGCGCACCCCACCCGACCGACTTCCAGCGCTCCGACGGAGGCACAGCATGTCCAGCACGATTCCCGGCAGGGCCCGGCAGATCCGCGTCGTCGGCGTCCCGCAGCGTCCCGGGCGCCCGCCGCAGGCGCCGACCCGCCCGCCGCGCGTGCGACGGGTGCGGCTGGGTTCCGACCGTGGCGTGCCCGCCGACGTCGCGGAGATTCCCGCTGCCCGGCCGGTTCCTGAGGAGCCCGTCGCCGAACCGGCGGCGTCAACGCTCCCCGACCCGACGGCGATGTGCTGCACGGTGGTGCGTGCCGCCGTCGAGGTGCTCCACGGCGACCGCCCTGCCGCACAGCTCGCCCGCTGGCTGACACCGCTGTTGCTCGATCAGCTCACCGAGCGTGCCCGGCTGCTGCGGGAGGCCGCGCCGTCGGCGGCCGCCGCGCGCACCACGCGCCCCGTCCAGGTGCGCCGGATCCGCCTGGAACGACGGGGCGAGACCGCCGAGGCCACCGTCATCGTCGAGGACCAGGGCCGCTGCCGCGCCGCCGCCGTACGCCTGGAGGCCCACCGGGGCCAGTGGCGACTCTCCGTCCTCGAGCTCGGCTGAACCCGGAGGTGCAGCGGAGGGTGAGGGCCGAGGAACGAGGCACTCGCCCGCAGCGGAACCGCAGGGTTCAGCCGACATAGGCACTGTTTGAACCCGGAGGTGCAGCGGAGGGTGAGGGCCGAGGAACGAGGCACTCGCCCGCAGCGGAACCGCAGGGTTCAGCCGCACCAGAACCCACGAGAGAGCGGCCCCAACCTGTCGATGCAGGTCGGAGCCGCTCTCCGGGCGTCAAGACTGAGAAGGTCGTCAGGCCTCGTTCAGGCCGTGGCAGACCTTGTACTTCTTGCCCGAGCCGCACGGGCACTGGGCGTTGCGGGGCGTGCCCGGGAACGTGCGGCCGTCGGCCTCGGTGGCCTGCGCCTCTCCGTGCAGCGCCCGGCGTGCGCGGCTGGCGCCGTCGCCGCCCGTCGTCGCGGCGGTGCCGCTCTCGGTCGGGCCGGAGTACGACAGCGGAGCCTGGCGGCCGGGCCCGTCGAGACCCTTGCCCAGGAGCACCGGGGCGACCGGCTCGGCAGCCCGCGCCGCCGGGGCGGTGGGGGCTGCGGCGGCCGGAGCAGCAGCCGGGGCCGGAGCCGAC
The Xylanimonas cellulosilytica DSM 15894 DNA segment above includes these coding regions:
- a CDS encoding LysM peptidoglycan-binding domain-containing protein, with translation MERRSPRGTAARLLALGAGLGAATVALTARAVVVAATLGPPATGMEAWVEVVVVGGAALAAAWVAFGAFLGLAVVTAAGAGMRWRAGEAAVRMVAPVLVQKLVRAGIGVGVGTGLALTPTAALAAPTSAVVSVAAGAGSVIATEAGSAEGAAAAGGISTGVDLSWTPTATAPSTAGPRPVTSQAAAPAEVAPSEAPVEAASAEPALAAAPPADEPPVRSETVSRTVRSTPPDGTVVVLRGDTLWGIAARWLGGDPTDAEVMAATVRWHEANRDVIGDDADVILPGQILSPPA
- a CDS encoding Rv3235 family protein; the encoded protein is MSSTIPGRARQIRVVGVPQRPGRPPQAPTRPPRVRRVRLGSDRGVPADVAEIPAARPVPEEPVAEPAASTLPDPTAMCCTVVRAAVEVLHGDRPAAQLARWLTPLLLDQLTERARLLREAAPSAAAARTTRPVQVRRIRLERRGETAEATVIVEDQGRCRAAAVRLEAHRGQWRLSVLELG